One Nitrospina watsonii DNA segment encodes these proteins:
- the purD gene encoding phosphoribosylamine--glycine ligase, with protein MKILVIGGGGREHALVWKIKQSPLVTEVFCAPGNAGTEGLARNISVSATDLDSLLAIALENRVDLTVVGPEQPLVMGIVDLFESQGLKIVGPTAQGALLEGSKAFAKDLMKTHNIPTADFDVFEDKDAAKAYCHGKGALVVKADGLAAGKGVFVCKNEAEAVDAVEQIMGAKTFGESGNQVVIEQCLEGQEISILAFTDGHTVVALEAAQDHKAALDGDAGPNTGGMGAYSPTPVFTPALKEQVVERILLPTLRGLQEQDILYKGILYAGLMLTADGPKVLEFNCRMGDPETQPLMMRMQSDIVPALKACADGTLEKIHLEWKPDAAVCVVMAAGGYPGSYEKGQAISGLAQVASIPEAVVFHAGTKVEGDHIVTHGGRVLGVTATGKDITQAIDTAYRAVDKIRWEGAHFRRDIGQKAVKTQ; from the coding sequence ATGAAAATACTGGTCATCGGCGGCGGCGGTCGCGAACACGCGTTGGTGTGGAAAATCAAGCAAAGCCCCCTCGTCACCGAAGTCTTCTGCGCGCCGGGCAATGCCGGCACCGAGGGACTGGCCCGCAACATCTCCGTCTCCGCTACCGATCTCGATTCCCTGCTCGCCATCGCGCTCGAAAACCGGGTCGATCTCACCGTCGTCGGCCCCGAACAACCGTTGGTGATGGGCATCGTCGATCTGTTCGAAAGCCAGGGCCTGAAGATCGTCGGCCCCACCGCCCAGGGCGCACTGCTCGAAGGCAGCAAGGCCTTCGCCAAGGATCTGATGAAGACCCACAACATCCCCACCGCCGACTTCGACGTGTTCGAAGACAAGGACGCGGCGAAAGCGTATTGCCACGGCAAAGGGGCGCTGGTGGTGAAGGCCGACGGACTGGCAGCGGGCAAGGGTGTGTTCGTCTGCAAAAACGAAGCGGAAGCGGTGGATGCCGTTGAGCAGATCATGGGCGCAAAAACGTTCGGCGAGTCCGGCAACCAAGTGGTCATCGAACAATGCCTCGAAGGACAGGAGATCTCCATCCTCGCCTTCACCGACGGCCACACCGTGGTGGCGCTCGAAGCGGCGCAGGATCACAAGGCCGCGCTCGACGGCGATGCCGGTCCCAATACCGGCGGCATGGGCGCGTATTCGCCGACACCTGTTTTCACTCCCGCGCTCAAAGAGCAGGTGGTCGAACGCATCCTGCTGCCAACGCTGCGCGGTCTGCAAGAGCAGGACATTTTATATAAAGGCATTCTGTACGCGGGACTGATGCTCACCGCCGACGGACCCAAGGTACTGGAGTTCAACTGCCGCATGGGCGATCCGGAAACGCAACCGCTGATGATGCGGATGCAGTCGGACATCGTGCCCGCGCTCAAAGCCTGCGCCGACGGCACGCTCGAAAAAATTCATCTGGAATGGAAACCGGACGCGGCGGTGTGTGTGGTGATGGCCGCCGGCGGCTACCCCGGCTCGTATGAAAAAGGCCAGGCCATTTCCGGGCTGGCGCAGGTGGCCTCGATTCCGGAAGCGGTGGTGTTCCACGCCGGAACCAAAGTCGAGGGCGACCACATCGTCACCCACGGCGGTCGCGTGCTGGGCGTCACGGCAACGGGCAAAGACATCACCCAGGCCATCGACACCGCCTACCGCGCCGTCGATAAAATCCGCTGGGAGGGCGCGCACTTCCGCCGCGACATCGGGCAAAAAGCGGTGAAAACGCAATGA
- a CDS encoding ABC transporter ATP-binding protein, with amino-acid sequence MIRIEGLSKSFGGKPVLRDFSLEIGEGERFVLLGRSGCGKTTLLRCIAGFERPDAGSIFIEGRAVNSLPVERRPIGFIFQRHALFPHKTVYDNIAVGPRIRGEAEQDIQDKIDALLAITRLTGLRHAWPNQLSGGESQRVALARAVINRPKVLLLDEPLSALDASLRQNLRDELVEMQKAFGITFLFVTHDQEEAMSLADRMSILEDGQLLQVGAPEQLYDRPADRFVAEFLGGVNRLPGVVKSEAASGCRVTLDDSLQLLAGGELRFPVGTPVDVFFRPERAGLADEPGTRTGMNRVEGVLEHKAFYGSHTRYRVRLLHGPAVTVQVRHGIDAGLRVGMRVWVEVAIEDTLLYQREKGNENDA; translated from the coding sequence ATGATCCGCATTGAAGGACTGTCCAAATCGTTCGGCGGCAAACCCGTGCTCCGCGACTTTTCGCTGGAGATCGGGGAAGGGGAGCGTTTCGTTTTGCTGGGCCGCAGCGGGTGCGGCAAAACCACGTTGCTGCGCTGCATCGCCGGGTTCGAGCGTCCCGATGCCGGCAGCATTTTCATAGAAGGCCGCGCCGTCAACAGCTTGCCTGTCGAGCGCCGTCCCATTGGTTTCATCTTCCAACGCCACGCCCTGTTTCCGCACAAGACCGTGTACGACAACATCGCCGTCGGGCCGCGCATCCGCGGTGAAGCGGAACAGGATATTCAAGACAAGATCGACGCGCTGCTGGCGATCACGCGCCTGACCGGGTTGCGCCATGCCTGGCCGAACCAGTTGAGCGGCGGCGAATCGCAACGTGTCGCCCTGGCGCGCGCCGTCATCAATCGGCCCAAGGTGCTGTTGCTCGACGAACCCCTGTCGGCGCTTGACGCCAGCCTGCGCCAGAATCTGCGCGACGAGTTGGTGGAGATGCAGAAGGCGTTCGGCATTACGTTTTTATTCGTCACCCACGATCAGGAAGAAGCCATGAGCCTCGCCGACCGCATGAGCATTCTGGAAGACGGGCAGTTGTTGCAGGTGGGCGCACCGGAACAGTTGTACGACCGTCCGGCGGACCGCTTCGTTGCCGAATTTCTGGGCGGGGTCAATCGCCTGCCCGGCGTGGTGAAAAGCGAAGCCGCGTCCGGATGCCGCGTGACGCTGGATGACAGCCTTCAGTTGCTGGCGGGAGGCGAATTGCGATTCCCGGTGGGAACGCCGGTCGATGTGTTCTTCCGTCCGGAACGGGCCGGGCTGGCAGACGAACCCGGTACGCGCACCGGGATGAACCGAGTGGAAGGCGTGCTCGAACACAAAGCGTTTTACGGCAGTCACACCCGGTACCGGGTGCGGTTGCTCCACGGCCCGGCGGTGACGGTACAGGTGCGGCACGGCATCGATGCCGGTCTGCGCGTCGGCATGCGGGTGTGGGTGGAAGTTGCGATCGAAGACACCTTGCTCTACCAGCGAGAGAAAGGGAATGAAAACGATGCCTGA
- a CDS encoding basic amino acid ABC transporter substrate-binding protein, with protein sequence MPDWKRHLRVVTAALLWCAVMGFAPGCGGDATDTKRKLIVATDATLPPMSFLDETNRLAGFEVDLIAAVAKQAGFEYDLINVEWNGLFGGLITKKYDLVISSVTILDERKERMAFSVPYLKSGLSLVVRRDTEGVASLQDVQANGGTVGAQRATTAYFYLEDYPKLNKQAYELYGHAIQDLIKGEVLAVLGESTGTLYYKNNDAAVFQEIKMVGDILTEEHYGIVARKGETELLNRVNAALQTLLANGTVQRLHDKWELGRAAVVPQSIAKPEGT encoded by the coding sequence ATGCCTGACTGGAAACGTCATCTCCGGGTTGTAACGGCTGCGTTGCTGTGGTGTGCGGTGATGGGCTTCGCGCCGGGTTGTGGCGGCGACGCGACCGATACCAAGCGCAAGCTGATCGTGGCCACCGACGCCACCCTGCCGCCGATGTCGTTTCTGGACGAGACCAACCGGCTCGCTGGATTCGAAGTCGATCTCATCGCAGCGGTGGCGAAGCAGGCGGGATTCGAGTACGACCTCATCAATGTCGAGTGGAACGGACTGTTCGGCGGGCTCATCACGAAGAAGTACGACCTCGTCATCAGTTCCGTCACCATCCTCGACGAAAGAAAAGAACGCATGGCGTTCAGCGTGCCGTATCTCAAAAGCGGGCTGTCGCTGGTGGTGCGGCGCGACACAGAGGGCGTCGCGTCGCTGCAAGACGTGCAGGCAAACGGCGGCACCGTCGGCGCGCAACGCGCCACCACGGCGTACTTTTATCTGGAAGATTATCCCAAGCTCAACAAGCAGGCGTACGAACTGTACGGTCACGCCATTCAGGATTTGATCAAGGGCGAAGTCCTCGCCGTGCTGGGCGAAAGCACGGGCACGCTGTATTACAAAAACAACGACGCGGCGGTGTTCCAGGAGATCAAGATGGTGGGCGACATTTTGACCGAGGAGCATTACGGCATCGTGGCGCGCAAAGGCGAAACGGAATTATTAAATAGAGTGAATGCCGCGTTGCAGACACTGCTCGCCAACGGCACGGTGCAACGCCTGCACGACAAGTGGGAACTGGGCCGGGCGGCGGTGGTGCCGCAATCCATTGCGAAACCGGAAGGCACGTGA
- a CDS encoding amino acid ABC transporter permease, which produces MDSARQQSGAVSKLAWNLVVAASFILLIYLPAEDALMGRAVPGSYLGLMQLLPIGIAYTLGVTLAGSLAAILVGLIVSFGKLSGKRPLQLAASLYTEALRGIPLLVFLFYIYYALGEVFQVPKLLAAILGFGFSYGAYMADVFRAGIEAVPKEQGEAARSLGMNAQQAMFQIILPQAWRTIIPAIGNQTLGMLKDTSLVSVLAISDILRVANQYAATHFNYFETYTYVALTYLLLTLLFSKVVDLLERRVAIH; this is translated from the coding sequence ATGGATTCCGCACGGCAACAATCCGGTGCCGTCTCCAAACTGGCGTGGAACCTGGTGGTGGCGGCCAGTTTCATTCTACTCATCTACCTGCCGGCGGAAGATGCGCTGATGGGGCGCGCCGTGCCGGGCAGTTACCTGGGGTTGATGCAGCTGTTGCCCATTGGCATCGCCTACACGCTGGGGGTGACGCTGGCGGGCAGCCTTGCCGCCATCCTGGTCGGCCTCATCGTCTCCTTCGGCAAGCTGTCGGGGAAACGTCCCTTGCAGCTGGCCGCGTCCCTGTACACCGAAGCCCTGCGCGGCATACCCCTCCTCGTGTTTCTGTTTTACATCTATTACGCGCTGGGTGAAGTCTTTCAGGTGCCGAAGTTGCTGGCGGCGATTCTGGGATTCGGTTTCAGTTACGGCGCGTACATGGCCGACGTGTTCCGCGCCGGGATCGAGGCGGTGCCGAAGGAGCAGGGCGAGGCGGCGCGCAGTCTCGGCATGAACGCGCAGCAGGCGATGTTTCAGATCATCCTGCCGCAGGCGTGGCGGACCATCATCCCGGCGATCGGCAACCAGACGCTGGGCATGTTGAAGGACACCAGCCTCGTCTCCGTGCTCGCCATCAGCGACATCCTGCGCGTGGCGAATCAGTACGCGGCGACGCACTTCAATTACTTTGAGACGTACACGTATGTGGCGCTCACCTACCTGTTGCTGACCCTGTTGTTCTCGAAAGTCGTGGATTTGCTGGAACGCCGCGTGGCCATTCACTAA
- a CDS encoding DF family (seleno)protein, with the protein MSSKSRQHLKNFLKMKIELLYFADCPNHEPALAMLQQVVAEEGVQADIQSIDITSEKMAQTMRFLGSPSIRINGKDVEGNSMADASYGRKCRIYLDSGKPSGLPSRETLKKAVVEAKPNA; encoded by the coding sequence ATGAGCTCCAAATCAAGACAACACTTAAAAAATTTTCTTAAAATGAAAATCGAATTACTTTATTTTGCCGATTGCCCGAACCATGAACCCGCCCTTGCCATGCTCCAGCAGGTGGTTGCGGAAGAAGGCGTTCAGGCAGACATTCAATCTATAGACATCACCTCGGAAAAAATGGCTCAAACCATGCGCTTTCTTGGCTCCCCCTCAATTCGAATCAACGGTAAAGATGTAGAAGGCAACTCCATGGCTGACGCAAGCTATGGCCGGAAGTGCCGGATTTATTTAGATAGCGGGAAGCCCTCCGGTTTGCCAAGCAGAGAAACTCTAAAAAAGGCGGTAGTTGAGGCCAAACCCAATGCCTGA
- a CDS encoding DsrE family protein, translating into MSLVCLRRKTLAKTILLILGAGALFLAFPSGAISETTPSANSKKHFLFHIKTSLEKDDAQICVAPNLAWAALHGGHRVTLLFDGSAVTSVKKKWRILGPAATDMDRAPLPDREKKALAEQFNEKLETIPDNYGDYLAFLKERGAKLYINKTMTVLYNIDSSEIDPNLTPVSLSEMVKAMENADIYIVY; encoded by the coding sequence ATGTCACTGGTTTGCCTGAGACGAAAGACTCTTGCTAAAACAATTTTACTGATTCTTGGTGCCGGGGCGCTGTTTCTGGCTTTCCCCAGCGGAGCAATCAGTGAAACCACTCCGTCCGCCAACTCGAAGAAGCATTTTCTCTTTCATATTAAAACTTCGCTGGAAAAAGATGATGCCCAGATTTGTGTCGCGCCCAACCTGGCCTGGGCGGCCCTGCATGGGGGGCACCGGGTCACTCTTCTTTTTGATGGAAGTGCGGTGACATCGGTTAAGAAAAAGTGGCGCATCCTGGGCCCCGCCGCGACCGACATGGACCGTGCCCCACTTCCGGATAGAGAGAAAAAAGCACTGGCGGAACAATTCAATGAAAAGCTGGAAACCATTCCAGACAACTATGGCGACTATCTGGCATTCCTGAAGGAAAGGGGTGCGAAGCTTTATATAAACAAAACCATGACCGTTTTATATAATATCGACAGCTCTGAAATCGATCCCAACTTAACACCGGTCTCCCTGTCTGAAATGGTAAAAGCCATGGAAAATGCGGATATTTACATTGTCTATTAA